A section of the Oncorhynchus gorbuscha isolate QuinsamMale2020 ecotype Even-year linkage group LG06, OgorEven_v1.0, whole genome shotgun sequence genome encodes:
- the LOC124038104 gene encoding myopalladin-like, with protein MQENNVNQPTSLSQLLRENYLAEARAHQRHSGMSRSDSSWHLVYVLKGKAEDSAGQDKPQPQIPDLSAFLNQEELDKSVNLACQAIGHEAGEERTEFKAPVTPSVTSTASNTPDTHAIFFPERRSFSPLSIPDNVIRIDKQIYQPSQMSIQDNAIRTDRQKYPLSQSSIQDNDTGTDRELYPPSIQDNGMRTDRQTFPPSIIQDITMKNNWVAREAFEDFKRPGARGMNTSEYGLGTQSKKEFLNKAADFIEELSSLFKANSSKRIRPRSCKTHRSRANKGEVDGSVYSLNADNRERTILLQDFETEMEMERPTNPFSIQPSEVQGLGMDPGFGHAYIPMQDWRTTEEQYDEAESPALVEITPGVYTADSICEPPHFIQKLKSREVLEGSKVQLDCIVRGLPMPEVR; from the coding sequence ATGCAAGAGAACAATGTGAaccagcctacatcattgtctcAGCTCTTGAGAGAGAACTACTTGGCCGAAGCGAGGGCGCACCAGAGACACAGCGGCATGAGCCGTTCCGACTCCTCGTGGCACCTGGTCTATGTGCTCAAAGGCAAGGCGGAGGACTCCGCGGGGCAGGACAAGCCCCAACCCCAGATCCCAGACCTCTCAGCCTTCCTGAACCAGGAAGAACTGGATAAGAGTGTCAACCTGGCCTGTCAGGCTATCGGGCACGAGGCCGGCGAGGAGAGGACAGAGTTCAAGGCCCCGGTCACCCCTTCTGTCACCTCCACTGCATCCAACACTCCCGACACCCATGCAATATTTTTCCCAGAGAGACGGTCATTCTCACCTCTGTCCATACCGGACAATGTGATAAGGATAGACAAACAGATATATCAGCCATCTCAAATGTCCATTCAGGACAACGCAATAAGGACCGACAGACAGAAATATCCACTGTCCCAATCATCCATCCAGGACAACgacacagggacagacagagagttgTACCCACCGTCCATTCAGGACAACGGaatgaggacagacagacagacgttccCACCGTCCATCATCCAGGACATTACAATGAAGAACAACTGGGTGGCCAGGGAGGCCTTTGAGGACTTTAAGAGGCCAGGGGCTAGGGGGATGAACACTTCAGAGTACGGCCTGGGGACCCAGTCCAAGAAGGAGTTCCTCAACAAGGCAGCAGACTTCATCGAGGagctctcctctctgttcaaGGCTAACAGCTCCAAAAGGATACGGCCCAGATCATGCAAAACTCATAGGAGCAGAGCCAACAAGGGTGAAGTGGATGGGAGCGTTTACTCCCTGAATGCAGACAACAGGGAACGAACCATTCTTCTCCAAGACTTCGAAACGGAAATGGAGATGGAGAGGCCTACTAATCCTTTCAGCATTCAGCCATCAGAAGTCCAGGGTTTGGGCATGGATCCAGGGTTTGGGCATGCTTACATCCCCATGCAGGACTGGAGGACTACTGAGGAGCAGTATGATGAGGCTGAAAGCCCTGCCCTGGTGGAGATCACCCCCGGGGTGTACACAGCCGACTCCATCTGTGAGCCCCCTCACTTCATCCAAAAACTGAAAAGCAGGGAGGTGCTGGAGGGCAGCAAGGTACAGCTGGACTGCATTGTTCGAGGACTCCCCATGCCCGAAGTCCGGTAA